In Megalopta genalis isolate 19385.01 chromosome 7, iyMegGena1_principal, whole genome shotgun sequence, a single window of DNA contains:
- the LOC117218532 gene encoding uncharacterized protein LOC117218532 — protein sequence MDSESASTSTNTWMSAPAKRVYKKSEFKEEWLQQPEFTLWLKKCEDIHKAKCKFCQKVITAKRGSLIDHKKSKGHIQNEESIRDMIIEEADSDVETACNNYEEMARRAELRLCVDIIEHNRSFNSFNHYADLLKKCFPDSRIVKHVRLSKTKIDAIITNVLNKMVEKKHTEVLSRKFFSIMVDKSTDLSNDKNLCFLIRYFDEGMIKTYLLDYMKISESTAENLFKCLIYSLQKNKLNIKNVVGVCANNANGMLGKHNSFASKILATNDEIAIIPCTCHCIHLVAHNATKCLPNESIEIVHKISTYFSRSSKRQAMLQDMQKICNIVQKRIIQPTPTRWLALANSVNIILKQWSGLIDFFAEAKLSENTQLVSYIFNTMNNKFTKPYLQFLNFVLPIMNQFNVLFQSNDVLIHKLWSESTRLLKYLADLFLTQESITTVQDLKTLDIKNNDNLLPLEEIHTDLESKETLQAMRETNEASEDEVKQFYKNLQKFYQTAFEGVIARLPFDDKFVDALEFLDPKITLHMNMHKSQLKHILHKFPSKFDSQIVHTEWHQIPSYFEPHEKSEIVKLKVCDFWKKISEIKNPINEYRFPNIAKLAELCLTIPHSNAEIERFFSMINDIKTDKRNRLQCQSMKSLTRVKLDTSAEGKTCISWKAPEEASQLFRSQMYVRETIPEHLAGIILSDEDAEIETDSTYNRYR from the exons ATGGATTCAG AGAGTGCAAGTACGAGCACGAATACTTGGATGTCTGCTCCCGCCAAAAGAGTATATAAGAAAAGCGAGTTCAAGGAAGAGTGGCTTCAACAACCGGAATTTACATTGTGGCTTAAAAAATGCGAGGACATTCATAAAGCTAAGTGTAAGTTTTGCCAAAAAGTTATAACAGCGAAAAGAGGCAGCTTAATAGACCACAAAAAATCAAAAGGGCATATTCAAAACGAAGAAAGTATAAGGGACATGATTATAGAAGAAGCAG ACTCTGATGTGGAGACAGCATGTAACAATTATGAAGAAATGGCCAGAAGAGCTGAACTAAGATTATGTGTTGATATAATCGAGCATAATCGAAGCTTCAATTCCTTCAATCATTACGCAGATCtgttaaaaaaatgtttcccaGATTCACGGATTGTAAAACATGTTCGTCTAAGTAAAACGAAAATAGATGCTATAATAACTAATGTGCTCAATAAAATGGTAGAGAAAAAGCACACTGAGGTTTTATCGCGTAAATTCTTTTCAATTATGGTTGACAAAAGTACAGATCTTTCTAACGATAAGAATTTATGTTTCTTAATTCGTTACTTTGACGAGGGAATGATCAAAACGTATTTATTAGATTATATGAAAATTTCTGAAAGTACAGCagagaatttatttaaatgtttaatatattcATTGCAAAAGAACAAATTGAATATTAAAAATGTAGTAGGCGTGTGCGCCAACAATGCGAACGGAATGTTGGGGAAACATAATTCATTCGCATCTAAAATCTTAGCAACGAACGATGAAATTGCTATAATTCCGTGCACATGTCATTGCATTCATTTAGTCGCGCATAACGCAACTAAATGCCTGCCAAATGAAAGTATTGAAATTGTACATAAGATATCTACCTATTTTTCCAGAAGTTCGAAGAGGCAAGCTATGCTGCAGGACATGCAAAAAATTTGTAATATTGTACAAAAAAGAATAATTCAGCCAACTCCGACTCGGTGGTTGGCACTGGCAAATTCGGTTAATATCATTTTAAAGCAATGGTCAGGGTTAATAGATTTTTTTGCGGAGGCTAAGTTGTCGGAGAATACACAATTGGTTAGTTACATCTTTAATACAATGAATAACAAATTCACAAAACCATATctgcaatttttaaatttcgtaCTACCAATCATGAATCAATTCAATGTTTTATTTCAAAGCAACGATGTGTTAATACACAAATTATGGTCTGAGTCAACAAGACTTTTAAAATATTTAGCGGATTTGTTTTTAACACAGGAATCTATAACAACGGTGCAGGATTTAAAAACACTtgatataaaaaataatgataatttaCTTCCTCTAGAAGAAATACATACCGATCTTGAAAGTAAAGAAACGCTACAGGCAATGAGGGAGACAAATGAAGCAAGCGAGGATGAAGTCAaacaattttacaaaaatcTACAAAAATTTTATCAAACCGCATTCGAAGGTGTAATTGCAAGATTGCCCTTCGATGATAAATTTGTAGATGCTCTAGAATTTCTAGACCCtaaaattacattacatatGAATATGCACAAAAGCCAATTGAagcatattttgcataaatttcctTCAAAATTTGATAGCCAAATTGTACATACGGAATGGCATCAAATTCCTTCATATTTTGAACCCCACGAGAAAAGTGAAATAGTAAAATTGAAAGTTTGCGACTTCTGGAAGAAGATTAGCGAAATTAAAAATCCAATAAACGAATATAGATTCCCCAACATTGCCAAACTCGCAGAATTATGTTTAACCATACCCCACTCGAATGCGGAAATTGAGAGATTTTTCTCCATGATAAACGACATTAAAACTGATAAGAGAAATAGATTACAATGTCAAAGTATGAAATCGTTGACTAGAGTCAAATTAGATACGAGCGCTGAAGGAAAAACCTGCATTTCCTGGAAAGCGCCCGAAGAGGCATCGCAATTATTTCGTAGCCAAATGTACGTAAGGGAAACAATACCAGAACATTTAGCTGGTATTATTTTATCGGACGAGGACGCCGAGATCGAGACGGATTCAACATACAACAGATACAGATAA
- the LOC117218529 gene encoding transcription termination factor 2 yields MDNNFDGWCVLASDSDEDIIEGRSFVISDSDEDIIEDVDKEVFVIESSGSSKNCSRSLTPERRAAATRKSLLTEDAIRQSIKKHILSYPTNEEEDSYVYSRLDSTSWSEEDDEVVQNNAINKKTKTEERFQDSERMSVHSNSGDSENESHDISMAKERNSDSSIHSLYMNTEDEPISLNSSSSGENEMEYEIAISLAKQEIGVGNIDPLVAQKRALLVCKMEHLQKQLSRSKLLLEAGDIDLLPDGGRELRENITKQEEEIKKITLELENTPLTQNIKEDAHAFEEEVQFVNEEFSDIIDVDNIPIKFKSSSHDKELNKKAQAALDKELALTTDRLQDLHGSLIARPSEDERAEDPEGLNVKLMPHQQHALLWLQWRERQKPAGGVLADDMGLGKTLTMISLILSGITNKGLKDSNNCSDDEWADSKTPSHHKGGTLVVCPASLLSQWEKEIRCRCKRGMLAVEVYHGSNRENVPKRLARNDVVITTYNILSREFKTKATTYKIYWERVILDEAHVIRNHKSNAAEAVHGLVSKKRWALTGTPIQNKELDLYSILKFIKCSPFDDIRVWKRWVDNKNTAGRRRLATLMETLMLRRTKQGLQAKGSLASLPDKCVEEVLVKLDPQEQLVYEKVLIYSRTLFAQFLAQRADKNHMHDLASGRYNKPSFLSNPNKKTQFTKAQNRLLSMHADVKTHEILVLLLRLRQICVHPSLIHSMLDQEDMQDTGLTDADYIDPNLFKIDDVALNDEDDANTSGQEIGVDRRVAANVLTSENPVFQIERVSSKMQAVLKTVKEILKKGDKLIIISQWTSMLNIVAAYLPSLKGATFEQFTGDVPIKNRQGIMDAFNNAGTDPKILLLSLTAGGVGLNLVGGNHILLIDIHWNPQLEVQAQDRIYRFGQKKDVYIYKFICKDTIEERIKHLQEKKLEIAANVLSGDKNSTVSKLTLNDLKSLFDL; encoded by the exons ATGGATAATAATTTCGATGGATGGTGTGTTCTGGCATCTGACAGTGATGAGGATATCATTGAGGGAAGATCGTTTGTCATTTCTGACAGCGACGAGGACATCATTGAAGATGTTGACAAAGAAGTTTTTGTAATCGAAAGCAGCGGCAGCAGCAAAAACTGTTCCAGGAGTTTAACTCCAGAGAG ACGTGCTGCAGCAACAAGAAAATCTCTGTTGACGGAAGATGCCATTAGGCAGAGTATTAAAAAGCATATCCTGTCATATCCTACTAACGAGGAGGAGGATAGCTATGTATATAGTCGTCTTGATTCGACTAGCTGGAGTGAAGAAGATG ACGAAGTTGTACAGAATAATGCGATTAATAAAAAGACAAAGACTGAAGAAAGATTTCAAGACAGTGAAAGAATGAGCGTACATTCAAATTCTGGGGATAGCGAaaacgaatcacacgatattaGCATGGCAAAGGAACGCAACAGCGATTCCAGTATTCATTCACTCTACATGAATACAGAGGATGAACCTATATCTTTAAATA GCTCTTCATCGGGTGAGAATGAAATGGAATATGAAATTGCGATATCTCTAGCAAAACAAGAGATTGGGGTTGGTAATATTGATCCACTGGTCGCACAAAAGAGAGCCTTGTTAGTTTGTAAAATGGAACATTTACAGAAACAATTGAGCAGGTCAAAA TTGTTGTTAGAAGCTGGAGACATCGATCTGTTACCGGACGGAGGTAGGGAATTGCGCGAAAATATCACGAAACAGGAAGAAGAAATCAAGAAGATCACACTAGAATTAGAAAATACTCCGCTCACGCAGAATATTAAAGAAGATGCGCATGCTTTCGAGGAGGAAGTACAGTTTGTCAATGAAGAATTTTCTGATATTATCGATGTGGATAATATACCGATTAAATTTAAATCATCCTCACATGACAAGGAACTGAATAAAAAGGCTCAAGCGGCTCTGGACAAAGAATTAGCGTTGACGACCGACAGGTTGCAAGATTTACACGGATCTCTGATAGCCAGGCCGTCCGAGGACGAAAGAGCCGAAGATCCAGAGGGTTTGAACGTCAAGTTGATGCCGCACCAGCAACACGCATTATTGTGGTTGCAGTGGAGGGAAAGACAGAAGCCTGCCGGAGGTGTCCTCGCCGATGACATGGGCTTGGGAAAGACTCTGACGATGATATCATTGATACTTTCTGGCATCACGAATAAGGGACTGAAAGATTCGAACAACTGCAGCGACGATGAATGGGCAGATTCCAAGACACCATCGCATCATAAGGGAGGCACGCTGGTGGTCTGCCCAGCATCGTTGTTGTCGCAATGGGAGAAAGAGATTAGATGCAGATGCAAGCGAGGTATGCTCGCGGTTGAGGTTTATCATGGTAGCAACAGAGAGAACGTTCCTAAAAGATTGGCAAGGAACGACGTGGTGATCACGACATATAATATTCTGTCCCGCGAATTCAAGACCAAAGCCACAACTTATAAGATCTATTGGGAGCGCGTAATACTCGATGAGGCGCATGTGATTCGGAACCATAAGAGCAATGCGGCAGAGGCGGTGCACGGCTTGGTGTCCAAGAAACGATGGGCTCTCACCGGCACTCCTATTCAGAACAAGGAGCTAGACCTGTACTCTATATTGAAGTTCATAAAATGTTCCCCTTTCGACGATATACGGGTCTGGAAGCGATGGGTAGATAATAAAAACACGGCCGGTCGTCGAAGGCTGGCCACCCTGATGGAGACCCTGATGCTTCGTAGAACGAAACAAGGGCTACAGGCGAAAGGCAGTCTAGCCAGCTTGCCCGACAAATGTGTAGAAGAGGTGTTGGTGAAGTTAGATCCGCAGGAGCAGTTGGTGTATGAAAAGGTTCTGATTTATTCTCGCACTCTGTTCGCTCAATTTTTGGCCCAGAGAGCTGACAAGAatcatatgcatgatttagcctcgggAAGATATAATAAACCATCGTTTCTTTCAAATCCTA ACAAGAAAACTCAATTCACAAAAGCGCAAAATAGATTACTGTCGATGCATGCCGATGTCAAAACGCACGAAATCTTAGTTTTGTTGCTACGTCTGCGTCAAATCTGCGTCCATCCGAGCCTTATTCACTCTATGCTGGATCAAGAGGACATGCAGGATACTGGGCTAACGGATGCCGACTACATAGACCCTAACTTGTTCAAAATTGACGATGTCGCGTTAAACGACGAAGATGACGCGAATACGAGTGGACAAGAGATAGGTGTTGACCGTAGGGTAGCAGCCAATGTGCTTACATCTGAAAACCCAGTGTTTCAGATCGAACGCGTCAGTTCTAAG ATGCAAGCGGTACTGAAAACAGTGAAAGAGATTTTGAAGAAAGGCGACAAGTTGATAATTATATCTCAGTGGACCAGCATGTTGAACATAGTGGCAGCTTATTTGCCCTCATTGAAAGGTGCTACGTTCGAGCAGTTCACGGGCGATGTTCCGATAAAAAATAGACAG GGTATAATGGACGCCTTTAACAACGCGGGTACCGACCCGAAGATACTGTTGTTGTCTCTCACCGCTGGAGGTGTTGGATTGAATCTGGTCGGTGGAAATCATATATTGCTAATAGACATCCATTGGAACCCGCAATTGGAGGTGCAGGCTCAGGACAGAATCTATCGTTTCGGGCAGAAAAAGGATGTTTACATATATAA GTTCATCTGCAAGGACACGATCGAGGAGCGCATCAAGCATCTGCAAGAGAAGAAGCTAGAGATAGCGGCAAACGTTCTCAGCGGTGACAAAAATTCCACTGTCTCGAAGCTGACTCTCAACGATCTCAAATCTCTATTCGATTTATAA
- the ZnT63C gene encoding solute carrier family 30 member 1 isoform X2: MGRFTGKKCRLLTMLWLTALFFLVEIVVGYVTNSMALIADSFHMLSDVAALVVAFLSVKMSPKKWSKNTFGWARAEVLGALVNAVFLVALCFSITVEACKRFIEVEEIHEAKLLVAVGLLGLLVNVIGLCLFHEHGHTHAHSHGISRSHNRLSSFVGTDDNENDEAYRPSTPQVKRTHGHTHDASQMNMRGVFLHVLSDALGSVIVIVSALIVWLTEWKYRFYIDPALSLLLVILILRSVWPLLQESALILLQTVPTHIQVDAIQQRLLENVDGVLAVHEFHVWQLAGDRIIASAHIRCRNLSEYMKIAEQVKEFFHNEGIHSTTIQPEFIDYQSNSEIKETPTEDCVLDCPKTDKPCNHATCCGPSKQGRETPSPGETPYMCRQRNSLARSTGSMRGAEQQEVNEMERGHLLSLPASHNSVQLPHSQVNTPVV; encoded by the exons ATGGGACGCTTCACAGGGAAAAAGTGTCGCCTTTTGACAATGTTGTGGCTGACTGCTCTATTCTTCTTAGTAGAAATAGTAGTAGGTTATGTAACAAACTCGATGGCTTTAATTGCTGACAGTTTTCACATGCTGTCGGATGTAGCAGCATTGGTCGTTGCATTTCTTTCCGTAAAG ATGTCGCCAAAGAAATGGTCTAAAAATACATTTGGCTGGGCCAGAGCCGAAGTTTTAGGTGCTTTGGTAAATGCTGTCTTTTTAGTCGCATTGTGTTTTAGTATTACCGTCGAAGCATGTAAGAGATTTATTGAAGTAGAAGAAatacatgaagctaaattacttgtaGCAGTCGGTTTACTTGGGTTACTAGTGAATGTTATTGGGCTGTGTTTATTTCATG AACATGGCCACACTCATGCACATTCACACGGTATATCTCGAAGTCATAACAGGCTTAGCTCTTTCGTTGGAACCGACGACAACGAAAATGACGAAGCTTACAGACCTTCCACGCCTCAGGTGAAAAGGACACATGGTCATACGCATGACGCCAGTCAAATGAATATGCGTGGTGTATTTCTTCATGTACTTTCCGATGCCTTAGGATCTGTTATTGTAATCGTATCCGCTTTAATTGTTTGGTTGACAGAATGGAAGTACAG ATTTTACATTGATCCAGCTCTTTCACTTTTGTTAGTTATTCTCATTCTGCGGTCAGTGTGGCCGTTGCTGCAAGAATCCGCCTTGATTCTTTTGCAAACTGTACCAACACATATTCAG GTTGATGCTATTCAACAACGTTTACTCGAAAATGTTGATGGCGTTTTGGCTGTACACGAGTTCCATGTATGGCAGTTGGCTGGCGACCGTATAATTGCTTCAGCACACATCCGGTGCAGAAATCTATCAGAATATATGAAAATTGCGGAGCAAGTTAAAGAATTTTTTCACAACGAAGGCATACATTCTACTACGATACAACCAGAATTTATTGAT TACCAATCTAATAGTGAAATTAAGGAAACACCAACCGAAGATTGTGTATTAGACTGTCCAAAAACTGACAAACCTTGCAATCATGCAACATGTTGTGGTCCCTCTAAACAG GGTCGTGAAACTCCTTCGCCTGGAGAAACACCATACATGTGCAGACAACGCAATAGCCTTGCACGCTCAACTGGATCTATGAGAGGAGCCGAACAACAAGAGGTCAATGAAATGGAACGCGGACATTTACTATCGCTGCCCGCCTCGCATAATTCCGTCCAACTTCCACATTCTCAAGTTAACACACCAGTTGTCTAA
- the ZnT63C gene encoding solute carrier family 30 member 1 isoform X3: MSPKKWSKNTFGWARAEVLGALVNAVFLVALCFSITVEACKRFIEVEEIHEAKLLVAVGLLGLLVNVIGLCLFHEHGHTHAHSHGISRSHNRLSSFVGTDDNENDEAYRPSTPQVKRTHGHTHDASQMNMRGVFLHVLSDALGSVIVIVSALIVWLTEWKYRFYIDPALSLLLVILILRSVWPLLQESALILLQTVPTHIQVDAIQQRLLENVDGVLAVHEFHVWQLAGDRIIASAHIRCRNLSEYMKIAEQVKEFFHNEGIHSTTIQPEFIDYQSNSEIKETPTEDCVLDCPKTDKPCNHATCCGPSKQGRETPSPGETPYMCRQRNSLARSTGSMRGAEQQEVNEMERGHLLSLPASHNSVQLPHSQVNTPVV, translated from the exons ATGTCGCCAAAGAAATGGTCTAAAAATACATTTGGCTGGGCCAGAGCCGAAGTTTTAGGTGCTTTGGTAAATGCTGTCTTTTTAGTCGCATTGTGTTTTAGTATTACCGTCGAAGCATGTAAGAGATTTATTGAAGTAGAAGAAatacatgaagctaaattacttgtaGCAGTCGGTTTACTTGGGTTACTAGTGAATGTTATTGGGCTGTGTTTATTTCATG AACATGGCCACACTCATGCACATTCACACGGTATATCTCGAAGTCATAACAGGCTTAGCTCTTTCGTTGGAACCGACGACAACGAAAATGACGAAGCTTACAGACCTTCCACGCCTCAGGTGAAAAGGACACATGGTCATACGCATGACGCCAGTCAAATGAATATGCGTGGTGTATTTCTTCATGTACTTTCCGATGCCTTAGGATCTGTTATTGTAATCGTATCCGCTTTAATTGTTTGGTTGACAGAATGGAAGTACAG ATTTTACATTGATCCAGCTCTTTCACTTTTGTTAGTTATTCTCATTCTGCGGTCAGTGTGGCCGTTGCTGCAAGAATCCGCCTTGATTCTTTTGCAAACTGTACCAACACATATTCAG GTTGATGCTATTCAACAACGTTTACTCGAAAATGTTGATGGCGTTTTGGCTGTACACGAGTTCCATGTATGGCAGTTGGCTGGCGACCGTATAATTGCTTCAGCACACATCCGGTGCAGAAATCTATCAGAATATATGAAAATTGCGGAGCAAGTTAAAGAATTTTTTCACAACGAAGGCATACATTCTACTACGATACAACCAGAATTTATTGAT TACCAATCTAATAGTGAAATTAAGGAAACACCAACCGAAGATTGTGTATTAGACTGTCCAAAAACTGACAAACCTTGCAATCATGCAACATGTTGTGGTCCCTCTAAACAG GGTCGTGAAACTCCTTCGCCTGGAGAAACACCATACATGTGCAGACAACGCAATAGCCTTGCACGCTCAACTGGATCTATGAGAGGAGCCGAACAACAAGAGGTCAATGAAATGGAACGCGGACATTTACTATCGCTGCCCGCCTCGCATAATTCCGTCCAACTTCCACATTCTCAAGTTAACACACCAGTTGTCTAA
- the ZnT63C gene encoding solute carrier family 30 member 1 isoform X1 has product MPISMKISFLTSLRMTVQTNTMGRFTGKKCRLLTMLWLTALFFLVEIVVGYVTNSMALIADSFHMLSDVAALVVAFLSVKMSPKKWSKNTFGWARAEVLGALVNAVFLVALCFSITVEACKRFIEVEEIHEAKLLVAVGLLGLLVNVIGLCLFHEHGHTHAHSHGISRSHNRLSSFVGTDDNENDEAYRPSTPQVKRTHGHTHDASQMNMRGVFLHVLSDALGSVIVIVSALIVWLTEWKYRFYIDPALSLLLVILILRSVWPLLQESALILLQTVPTHIQVDAIQQRLLENVDGVLAVHEFHVWQLAGDRIIASAHIRCRNLSEYMKIAEQVKEFFHNEGIHSTTIQPEFIDYQSNSEIKETPTEDCVLDCPKTDKPCNHATCCGPSKQGRETPSPGETPYMCRQRNSLARSTGSMRGAEQQEVNEMERGHLLSLPASHNSVQLPHSQVNTPVV; this is encoded by the exons ATGCCGATTTCCATGAAAATATCATTTCTTACGTCGCTCCGCATGACG GTACAAACAAACACTATGGGACGCTTCACAGGGAAAAAGTGTCGCCTTTTGACAATGTTGTGGCTGACTGCTCTATTCTTCTTAGTAGAAATAGTAGTAGGTTATGTAACAAACTCGATGGCTTTAATTGCTGACAGTTTTCACATGCTGTCGGATGTAGCAGCATTGGTCGTTGCATTTCTTTCCGTAAAG ATGTCGCCAAAGAAATGGTCTAAAAATACATTTGGCTGGGCCAGAGCCGAAGTTTTAGGTGCTTTGGTAAATGCTGTCTTTTTAGTCGCATTGTGTTTTAGTATTACCGTCGAAGCATGTAAGAGATTTATTGAAGTAGAAGAAatacatgaagctaaattacttgtaGCAGTCGGTTTACTTGGGTTACTAGTGAATGTTATTGGGCTGTGTTTATTTCATG AACATGGCCACACTCATGCACATTCACACGGTATATCTCGAAGTCATAACAGGCTTAGCTCTTTCGTTGGAACCGACGACAACGAAAATGACGAAGCTTACAGACCTTCCACGCCTCAGGTGAAAAGGACACATGGTCATACGCATGACGCCAGTCAAATGAATATGCGTGGTGTATTTCTTCATGTACTTTCCGATGCCTTAGGATCTGTTATTGTAATCGTATCCGCTTTAATTGTTTGGTTGACAGAATGGAAGTACAG ATTTTACATTGATCCAGCTCTTTCACTTTTGTTAGTTATTCTCATTCTGCGGTCAGTGTGGCCGTTGCTGCAAGAATCCGCCTTGATTCTTTTGCAAACTGTACCAACACATATTCAG GTTGATGCTATTCAACAACGTTTACTCGAAAATGTTGATGGCGTTTTGGCTGTACACGAGTTCCATGTATGGCAGTTGGCTGGCGACCGTATAATTGCTTCAGCACACATCCGGTGCAGAAATCTATCAGAATATATGAAAATTGCGGAGCAAGTTAAAGAATTTTTTCACAACGAAGGCATACATTCTACTACGATACAACCAGAATTTATTGAT TACCAATCTAATAGTGAAATTAAGGAAACACCAACCGAAGATTGTGTATTAGACTGTCCAAAAACTGACAAACCTTGCAATCATGCAACATGTTGTGGTCCCTCTAAACAG GGTCGTGAAACTCCTTCGCCTGGAGAAACACCATACATGTGCAGACAACGCAATAGCCTTGCACGCTCAACTGGATCTATGAGAGGAGCCGAACAACAAGAGGTCAATGAAATGGAACGCGGACATTTACTATCGCTGCCCGCCTCGCATAATTCCGTCCAACTTCCACATTCTCAAGTTAACACACCAGTTGTCTAA